Proteins co-encoded in one Amia ocellicauda isolate fAmiCal2 chromosome 11, fAmiCal2.hap1, whole genome shotgun sequence genomic window:
- the p4ha2 gene encoding prolyl 4-hydroxylase subunit alpha-2 isoform X4, which yields MKSWLLSLAVILGCHSLWADAEIFTSIGQMTDLIFTEKELVQSLKEYIQAEESKLATIKSWAKRLDVLTHTSTADPEGYLAHPVNAYKLMKRLNTEWLELENLVLQDPSDGFISNISVHRQFFPDEEDEKGAAKALMRLQDTYKLDPESISKGRLPGVKFNAVLTVDDCYDMGKTAYNDGDYYHTVLWMQEALRQLDEGEDAVISKADVLDYLSYSVYQMGDLPRAIELTRRLVVVDPNHQRAGGNLRYFERLRAKEIRESEKTEQPPATETPIELGTYARPLDYLPERETYEALCRGEGVKMTPERQSKLFCRYHNGNRNPRLLLSPIKEEDEWDSPRIVRYLNALSDYEIEKIKEIAKPRLARATVRDPKSGVLTVANYRVSKSAWLEGEDDPVIARVNQRIEDITGLTVETAELLQVANYGVGGQYEPHYDFSRL from the exons ATGAAGAGCTGGCTGTTATCTTTAGCCGTTATTCTGGGCTGTCACAGCTTGTGGGCAGATGCGGAGATCTTTACTTCAATTG GCCAAATGACAGACTTGATTTTCACCGAAAAGGAACTAGTTCAGTCTCTGAAAGAATACATTCAAGCTGAGGAGTCCAAATTGGCAACaattaaaag CTGGGCCAAAAGACTCGATGTATTGACCCATACCTCCACTGCAGACCCAGAGGGCTATCTGGCTCACCCGGTGAACGCCTACAAGTTAATGAAGAGGCTGAATACTGAGTGGCTGGAGTTGGAGAACCTGGTCTTGCAGGACCCATCTGACG GTTTCATTTCCAATATCTCAGTCCACcggcagtttttcccagatgaAGAGGATGAGAAAGGTGCAGCGAAAGCACTGATGCGATTGCAGGACACGTACAAACTAGACCCTGAAAGCATCTCCAAAGGAAGACTTCCAG gtGTGAAGTTCAATGCCGTGCTGACTGTGGATGATTGTTATGACATGGGGAAGACTGCCTACAATGATGGGGATTATTACCACACTGTGCTGTGGATGCAGGAGGCACTCCGACAGCTGGATGAAGGCGAAGACGCTGTCATTTCCAAGGCTGATGTCCTGGACTACCTCAGCTACTCTGTGTATCAAATGGGTGACCTTCCTCGGGCCATTGAGCTAACCAGGCGTCTGGTTGTAGTTG ATCCAAACCATCAGCGAGCGGGAGGAAACTTGCGTTACTTCGAGAGGCTGCGGGCCAAAGAAATCCGAGAAAGTGAGAAGACTGAACAACCGCCGGCCACCGAGACCCCTATTGAGCTGGGAACCTATGCGAGGCCTCTAGACTACCTGCCTGAGAGGGAGACTTACGAGGCCCTGTGCAGAGGAGAGGGAGTGAAAATG ACTCCCGAGAGACAGAGCAAGCTTTTCTGTCGCTACCACAATGGGAACAGGAACCCCAGGCTGCTTCTCTCCCCAATCAAAGAAGAAGACGAATGGGACAGCCCACGGATTGTTCGCTACCTCAATGCCCTCTCAGACTATGAAATTGAAAAGATTAAGGAAATCGCAAAACCAAGG CTGGCAAGAGCTACCGTGAGGGACCCTAAGTCAGGAGTTCTTACAGTAGCCAATTACAGAGTCTCCAAAAG TGCCTGGCTGGAGGGGGAGGATGACCCTGTCATTGCCCGTGTCAATCAGAGAATAGAGGATATCACAGGCCTGACGGTGGAAACCGCAGAATTACTTCAG gTTGCAAACTATGGGGTTGGAGGGCAGTACGAGCCTCATTATGACTTCTCAAGG TTATAA
- the p4ha2 gene encoding prolyl 4-hydroxylase subunit alpha-2 isoform X1 encodes MKSWLLSLAVILGCHSLWADAEIFTSIGQMTDLIFTEKELVQSLKEYIQAEESKLATIKSWAKRLDVLTHTSTADPEGYLAHPVNAYKLMKRLNTEWLELENLVLQDPSDGFISNISVHRQFFPDEEDEKGAAKALMRLQDTYKLDPESISKGRLPGVKFNAVLTVDDCYDMGKTAYNDGDYYHTVLWMQEALRQLDEGEDAVISKADVLDYLSYSVYQMGDLPRAIELTRRLVVVDPNHQRAGGNLRYFERLRAKEIRESEKTEQPPATETPIELGTYARPLDYLPERETYEALCRGEGVKMTPERQSKLFCRYHNGNRNPRLLLSPIKEEDEWDSPRIVRYLNALSDYEIEKIKEIAKPRLARATVRDPKSGVLTVANYRVSKSAWLEGEDDPVIARVNQRIEDITGLTVETAELLQVANYGVGGQYEPHYDFSRKDEPDAFKSLGTGNRVATFLNYMSDVEAGGATVFPDFGAAVWPRKGTAVFWYNLFRSGEGDYRTRHAACPVLVGSKWVSNKWIHERGQEFRRPCGMTEVD; translated from the exons ATGAAGAGCTGGCTGTTATCTTTAGCCGTTATTCTGGGCTGTCACAGCTTGTGGGCAGATGCGGAGATCTTTACTTCAATTG GCCAAATGACAGACTTGATTTTCACCGAAAAGGAACTAGTTCAGTCTCTGAAAGAATACATTCAAGCTGAGGAGTCCAAATTGGCAACaattaaaag CTGGGCCAAAAGACTCGATGTATTGACCCATACCTCCACTGCAGACCCAGAGGGCTATCTGGCTCACCCGGTGAACGCCTACAAGTTAATGAAGAGGCTGAATACTGAGTGGCTGGAGTTGGAGAACCTGGTCTTGCAGGACCCATCTGACG GTTTCATTTCCAATATCTCAGTCCACcggcagtttttcccagatgaAGAGGATGAGAAAGGTGCAGCGAAAGCACTGATGCGATTGCAGGACACGTACAAACTAGACCCTGAAAGCATCTCCAAAGGAAGACTTCCAG gtGTGAAGTTCAATGCCGTGCTGACTGTGGATGATTGTTATGACATGGGGAAGACTGCCTACAATGATGGGGATTATTACCACACTGTGCTGTGGATGCAGGAGGCACTCCGACAGCTGGATGAAGGCGAAGACGCTGTCATTTCCAAGGCTGATGTCCTGGACTACCTCAGCTACTCTGTGTATCAAATGGGTGACCTTCCTCGGGCCATTGAGCTAACCAGGCGTCTGGTTGTAGTTG ATCCAAACCATCAGCGAGCGGGAGGAAACTTGCGTTACTTCGAGAGGCTGCGGGCCAAAGAAATCCGAGAAAGTGAGAAGACTGAACAACCGCCGGCCACCGAGACCCCTATTGAGCTGGGAACCTATGCGAGGCCTCTAGACTACCTGCCTGAGAGGGAGACTTACGAGGCCCTGTGCAGAGGAGAGGGAGTGAAAATG ACTCCCGAGAGACAGAGCAAGCTTTTCTGTCGCTACCACAATGGGAACAGGAACCCCAGGCTGCTTCTCTCCCCAATCAAAGAAGAAGACGAATGGGACAGCCCACGGATTGTTCGCTACCTCAATGCCCTCTCAGACTATGAAATTGAAAAGATTAAGGAAATCGCAAAACCAAGG CTGGCAAGAGCTACCGTGAGGGACCCTAAGTCAGGAGTTCTTACAGTAGCCAATTACAGAGTCTCCAAAAG TGCCTGGCTGGAGGGGGAGGATGACCCTGTCATTGCCCGTGTCAATCAGAGAATAGAGGATATCACAGGCCTGACGGTGGAAACCGCAGAATTACTTCAG gTTGCAAACTATGGGGTTGGAGGGCAGTACGAGCCTCATTATGACTTCTCAAGG AAAGATGAGCCTGATGCTTTCAAATCATTAGGCACTGGAAATCGTGTGGctacttttttaaattat ATGAGTGATGTAGAAGCTGGGGGGGCAACAGTATTTCCAGATTTTGGTGCAGCAGTCTGGCCTAGGAAG GGCACAGCGGTGTTCTGGTACAACCTTTTCAGAAGTGGAGAAGGAGATTACAGAACAAGACATGCAGCCTGTCCTGTATTGGTAGGGAGTAAATGGG tGTCAAACAAATGGATCCATGAACGAGGCCAGGAGTTCCGAAGACCATGTGGGATGACGGAAGTCGATTGA
- the p4ha2 gene encoding prolyl 4-hydroxylase subunit alpha-2 isoform X2, with translation MKSWLLSLAVILGCHSLWADAEIFTSIGQMTDLIFTEKELVQSLKEYIQAEESKLATIKSWAKRLDVLTHTSTADPEGYLAHPVNAYKLMKRLNTEWLELENLVLQDPSDGFISNISVHRQFFPDEEDEKGAAKALMRLQDTYKLDPESISKGRLPGVKFNAVLTVDDCYDMGKTAYNDGDYYHTVLWMQEALRQLDEGEDAVISKADVLDYLSYSVYQMGDLPRAIELTRRLVVVDPNHQRAGGNLRYFERLRAKEIRESEKTEQPPATETPIELGTYARPLDYLPERETYEALCRGEGVKMTPERQSKLFCRYHNGNRNPRLLLSPIKEEDEWDSPRIVRYLNALSDYEIEKIKEIAKPRLARATVRDPKSGVLTVANYRVSKSAWLEGEDDPVIARVNQRIEDITGLTVETAELLQVANYGVGGQYEPHYDFSRRPFDSNLKTDGNRLATYLNYMSDVEAGGATVFPDFGAAVWPRKGTAVFWYNLFRSGEGDYRTRHAACPVLVGSKWVSNKWIHERGQEFRRPCGMTEVD, from the exons ATGAAGAGCTGGCTGTTATCTTTAGCCGTTATTCTGGGCTGTCACAGCTTGTGGGCAGATGCGGAGATCTTTACTTCAATTG GCCAAATGACAGACTTGATTTTCACCGAAAAGGAACTAGTTCAGTCTCTGAAAGAATACATTCAAGCTGAGGAGTCCAAATTGGCAACaattaaaag CTGGGCCAAAAGACTCGATGTATTGACCCATACCTCCACTGCAGACCCAGAGGGCTATCTGGCTCACCCGGTGAACGCCTACAAGTTAATGAAGAGGCTGAATACTGAGTGGCTGGAGTTGGAGAACCTGGTCTTGCAGGACCCATCTGACG GTTTCATTTCCAATATCTCAGTCCACcggcagtttttcccagatgaAGAGGATGAGAAAGGTGCAGCGAAAGCACTGATGCGATTGCAGGACACGTACAAACTAGACCCTGAAAGCATCTCCAAAGGAAGACTTCCAG gtGTGAAGTTCAATGCCGTGCTGACTGTGGATGATTGTTATGACATGGGGAAGACTGCCTACAATGATGGGGATTATTACCACACTGTGCTGTGGATGCAGGAGGCACTCCGACAGCTGGATGAAGGCGAAGACGCTGTCATTTCCAAGGCTGATGTCCTGGACTACCTCAGCTACTCTGTGTATCAAATGGGTGACCTTCCTCGGGCCATTGAGCTAACCAGGCGTCTGGTTGTAGTTG ATCCAAACCATCAGCGAGCGGGAGGAAACTTGCGTTACTTCGAGAGGCTGCGGGCCAAAGAAATCCGAGAAAGTGAGAAGACTGAACAACCGCCGGCCACCGAGACCCCTATTGAGCTGGGAACCTATGCGAGGCCTCTAGACTACCTGCCTGAGAGGGAGACTTACGAGGCCCTGTGCAGAGGAGAGGGAGTGAAAATG ACTCCCGAGAGACAGAGCAAGCTTTTCTGTCGCTACCACAATGGGAACAGGAACCCCAGGCTGCTTCTCTCCCCAATCAAAGAAGAAGACGAATGGGACAGCCCACGGATTGTTCGCTACCTCAATGCCCTCTCAGACTATGAAATTGAAAAGATTAAGGAAATCGCAAAACCAAGG CTGGCAAGAGCTACCGTGAGGGACCCTAAGTCAGGAGTTCTTACAGTAGCCAATTACAGAGTCTCCAAAAG TGCCTGGCTGGAGGGGGAGGATGACCCTGTCATTGCCCGTGTCAATCAGAGAATAGAGGATATCACAGGCCTGACGGTGGAAACCGCAGAATTACTTCAG gTTGCAAACTATGGGGTTGGAGGGCAGTACGAGCCTCATTATGACTTCTCAAGG CGTCCTTTTGACAGCAATCTCAAGACAGATGGGAATAGGCTTGCAACCTATCTGAACTAT ATGAGTGATGTAGAAGCTGGGGGGGCAACAGTATTTCCAGATTTTGGTGCAGCAGTCTGGCCTAGGAAG GGCACAGCGGTGTTCTGGTACAACCTTTTCAGAAGTGGAGAAGGAGATTACAGAACAAGACATGCAGCCTGTCCTGTATTGGTAGGGAGTAAATGGG tGTCAAACAAATGGATCCATGAACGAGGCCAGGAGTTCCGAAGACCATGTGGGATGACGGAAGTCGATTGA
- the p4ha2 gene encoding prolyl 4-hydroxylase subunit alpha-2 isoform X3, whose amino-acid sequence MTDLIFTEKELVQSLKEYIQAEESKLATIKSWAKRLDVLTHTSTADPEGYLAHPVNAYKLMKRLNTEWLELENLVLQDPSDGFISNISVHRQFFPDEEDEKGAAKALMRLQDTYKLDPESISKGRLPGVKFNAVLTVDDCYDMGKTAYNDGDYYHTVLWMQEALRQLDEGEDAVISKADVLDYLSYSVYQMGDLPRAIELTRRLVVVDPNHQRAGGNLRYFERLRAKEIRESEKTEQPPATETPIELGTYARPLDYLPERETYEALCRGEGVKMTPERQSKLFCRYHNGNRNPRLLLSPIKEEDEWDSPRIVRYLNALSDYEIEKIKEIAKPRLARATVRDPKSGVLTVANYRVSKSAWLEGEDDPVIARVNQRIEDITGLTVETAELLQVANYGVGGQYEPHYDFSRKDEPDAFKSLGTGNRVATFLNYMSDVEAGGATVFPDFGAAVWPRKGTAVFWYNLFRSGEGDYRTRHAACPVLVGSKWVSNKWIHERGQEFRRPCGMTEVD is encoded by the exons ATGACAGACTTGATTTTCACCGAAAAGGAACTAGTTCAGTCTCTGAAAGAATACATTCAAGCTGAGGAGTCCAAATTGGCAACaattaaaag CTGGGCCAAAAGACTCGATGTATTGACCCATACCTCCACTGCAGACCCAGAGGGCTATCTGGCTCACCCGGTGAACGCCTACAAGTTAATGAAGAGGCTGAATACTGAGTGGCTGGAGTTGGAGAACCTGGTCTTGCAGGACCCATCTGACG GTTTCATTTCCAATATCTCAGTCCACcggcagtttttcccagatgaAGAGGATGAGAAAGGTGCAGCGAAAGCACTGATGCGATTGCAGGACACGTACAAACTAGACCCTGAAAGCATCTCCAAAGGAAGACTTCCAG gtGTGAAGTTCAATGCCGTGCTGACTGTGGATGATTGTTATGACATGGGGAAGACTGCCTACAATGATGGGGATTATTACCACACTGTGCTGTGGATGCAGGAGGCACTCCGACAGCTGGATGAAGGCGAAGACGCTGTCATTTCCAAGGCTGATGTCCTGGACTACCTCAGCTACTCTGTGTATCAAATGGGTGACCTTCCTCGGGCCATTGAGCTAACCAGGCGTCTGGTTGTAGTTG ATCCAAACCATCAGCGAGCGGGAGGAAACTTGCGTTACTTCGAGAGGCTGCGGGCCAAAGAAATCCGAGAAAGTGAGAAGACTGAACAACCGCCGGCCACCGAGACCCCTATTGAGCTGGGAACCTATGCGAGGCCTCTAGACTACCTGCCTGAGAGGGAGACTTACGAGGCCCTGTGCAGAGGAGAGGGAGTGAAAATG ACTCCCGAGAGACAGAGCAAGCTTTTCTGTCGCTACCACAATGGGAACAGGAACCCCAGGCTGCTTCTCTCCCCAATCAAAGAAGAAGACGAATGGGACAGCCCACGGATTGTTCGCTACCTCAATGCCCTCTCAGACTATGAAATTGAAAAGATTAAGGAAATCGCAAAACCAAGG CTGGCAAGAGCTACCGTGAGGGACCCTAAGTCAGGAGTTCTTACAGTAGCCAATTACAGAGTCTCCAAAAG TGCCTGGCTGGAGGGGGAGGATGACCCTGTCATTGCCCGTGTCAATCAGAGAATAGAGGATATCACAGGCCTGACGGTGGAAACCGCAGAATTACTTCAG gTTGCAAACTATGGGGTTGGAGGGCAGTACGAGCCTCATTATGACTTCTCAAGG AAAGATGAGCCTGATGCTTTCAAATCATTAGGCACTGGAAATCGTGTGGctacttttttaaattat ATGAGTGATGTAGAAGCTGGGGGGGCAACAGTATTTCCAGATTTTGGTGCAGCAGTCTGGCCTAGGAAG GGCACAGCGGTGTTCTGGTACAACCTTTTCAGAAGTGGAGAAGGAGATTACAGAACAAGACATGCAGCCTGTCCTGTATTGGTAGGGAGTAAATGGG tGTCAAACAAATGGATCCATGAACGAGGCCAGGAGTTCCGAAGACCATGTGGGATGACGGAAGTCGATTGA